A genomic segment from Blastococcus sp. PRF04-17 encodes:
- a CDS encoding RtcB family protein, with translation MEKINERLLNWASILEDTTREQAERTASMPFIWPHLALMPDAHLGKGATVGSVIPTDGAIIPAAVGVDIGCGMIAVRTQFTADDLAGRDLAVLHGQISRSIPLSAGNRNQKIRASAEPRIAELRDMPGVGQADAEARQWPQQLGSLGSGNHFIEVSLDETDRVWLFLHSGSRGVGNKLAQKHIRIAQEQCRRRHIQLPDRDLAYLVEGEPEFDRYIEALRWAQRFAYLNREEMMDRCVDQLGRFLGTEVERHDTVNCHHNYTERETHFGREVWLSRKGAISARAGQLGLIPGSMGAASYVVVGKGNVPSLMSSPHGAGRNHSRAAARRLFTRSDLDARMTGIAWGHSDAFLDEHPDAYKPIDQVMADAADLVEVRHTLRQIVNVKGD, from the coding sequence ATGGAGAAGATCAACGAACGCCTGCTCAACTGGGCGTCGATCCTGGAGGACACCACCCGGGAGCAGGCCGAGCGCACCGCCTCGATGCCGTTCATCTGGCCGCACCTGGCGCTGATGCCCGACGCCCACCTCGGCAAGGGCGCGACCGTCGGGTCGGTCATCCCGACCGACGGGGCGATCATCCCGGCGGCAGTGGGCGTCGACATCGGCTGCGGCATGATCGCCGTCCGCACCCAGTTCACGGCCGACGACCTGGCCGGGCGGGACCTGGCGGTGCTGCACGGGCAGATCTCCCGGTCGATCCCGCTGTCGGCCGGCAACCGGAATCAGAAGATCCGGGCGAGCGCGGAGCCGCGGATCGCCGAGCTGCGCGACATGCCCGGCGTAGGGCAGGCGGACGCGGAGGCGCGGCAGTGGCCGCAGCAGCTGGGCTCGCTCGGCTCGGGCAACCACTTCATCGAGGTGTCGCTCGACGAGACCGACCGGGTCTGGCTGTTCCTGCACTCCGGCTCTCGCGGTGTCGGCAACAAGCTCGCGCAGAAGCACATCCGGATCGCGCAGGAGCAGTGCCGGCGCCGGCACATCCAGCTCCCCGACCGCGACCTCGCCTACCTGGTCGAGGGCGAGCCGGAGTTCGACCGCTACATCGAGGCGCTGCGCTGGGCTCAGCGGTTCGCCTACCTCAACCGCGAGGAGATGATGGACCGCTGCGTCGACCAGCTCGGCCGGTTCCTCGGCACCGAGGTGGAGCGGCACGACACGGTCAACTGTCACCACAACTACACCGAGCGGGAGACGCACTTCGGCCGTGAGGTGTGGCTGTCGCGGAAGGGCGCGATCTCGGCGCGGGCGGGCCAGCTCGGCCTGATCCCGGGGTCGATGGGCGCGGCGTCGTACGTGGTGGTCGGCAAGGGCAACGTGCCGTCGCTGATGTCCTCGCCGCACGGCGCGGGCCGCAACCACTCGCGCGCGGCGGCGCGGCGGCTGTTCACCCGGTCAGACCTGGACGCCCGGATGACGGGCATCGCGTGGGGGCACTCCGACGCGTTCCTCGACGAGCACCCCGACGCGTACAAGCCGATCGACCAGGTGATGGCCGACGCCGCCGACCTGGTCGAGGTGCGGCACACGCTGCGCCAGATCGTCAACGTCAAGGGCGACTGA
- a CDS encoding FitA-like ribbon-helix-helix domain-containing protein produces MPVSMTIRDVPDETRSVLAARAARAGQSLQEYVRAQLIELAERPSPDEFWDRVRHRLQATGTRVPAEFILQARDADRR; encoded by the coding sequence ATGCCCGTCTCGATGACGATCCGCGACGTCCCCGACGAGACGCGCTCGGTTCTCGCGGCGAGGGCGGCCCGTGCCGGTCAGTCGCTGCAGGAGTACGTGCGCGCACAGCTCATCGAACTCGCCGAGCGTCCCTCGCCGGACGAGTTCTGGGACCGGGTGCGCCATCGGTTGCAGGCCACCGGTACGCGGGTGCCGGCCGAGTTCATCCTCCAGGCGCGGGACGCCGATCGTCGATGA
- a CDS encoding HNH endonuclease family protein, whose translation MPAPSTSRARWLPAGLVGAVALLFVIAGAATNGFAGAIVMLGLTAVLLGVGASIAGRARWAFISSRRVGGVVAAAGVAALLVGGATAPTTASTTASVEATVETAAEAPPAPPTLSAAEAEAAAEAALADAETAEAAVAADALAAASLSDAAAEAAVAGAGRTTALAALAAVEVKGRAPRTGYDRGNFGSGWVDTDRNGCDTRNDILARDLTGETFKPGTRDCVVLTGSLADPYSARTIGFQRGQDTSDDVQIDHVVALSDAWQKGAQGLDAGRRIAFANDPLNLLAVDGPLNMQKGDGDAASWLPRTRPTGAPTSRARWR comes from the coding sequence ATGCCTGCTCCGTCCACGTCCCGTGCGCGCTGGCTTCCGGCGGGATTGGTGGGGGCGGTCGCCCTGCTGTTCGTGATCGCGGGCGCTGCGACCAACGGATTCGCCGGGGCGATCGTCATGCTGGGCCTGACGGCCGTCCTGCTCGGTGTGGGCGCGTCGATAGCCGGGCGGGCGCGGTGGGCGTTCATCTCCAGCCGGCGGGTCGGCGGCGTCGTCGCGGCTGCGGGGGTCGCGGCCCTCCTCGTCGGTGGCGCCACCGCGCCGACGACGGCATCGACGACCGCATCGGTCGAGGCGACGGTCGAGACGGCGGCCGAAGCGCCCCCTGCACCGCCGACGCTCTCCGCTGCGGAGGCGGAGGCAGCAGCCGAGGCAGCTCTCGCCGACGCGGAGACGGCCGAGGCTGCCGTGGCCGCCGACGCCCTCGCCGCAGCGTCACTGTCCGATGCCGCCGCCGAGGCAGCCGTCGCGGGCGCCGGTCGCACCACCGCCCTGGCCGCGCTGGCCGCAGTGGAGGTCAAGGGACGGGCACCGCGCACGGGTTACGACCGCGGCAACTTCGGCTCCGGCTGGGTGGACACCGACCGCAACGGCTGCGACACCCGCAACGACATCCTTGCCCGTGACCTGACCGGCGAGACCTTCAAGCCCGGGACCCGCGACTGCGTCGTCCTCACCGGGTCCCTGGCCGACCCGTACTCCGCCCGGACGATCGGATTCCAGCGCGGGCAGGACACGAGCGACGACGTGCAGATCGATCACGTCGTGGCGCTGTCCGACGCATGGCAGAAGGGTGCCCAGGGGCTGGACGCCGGACGCCGAATTGCATTCGCGAACGACCCGTTGAACCTGCTCGCCGTCGACGGCCCGCTCAACATGCAGAAGGGCGACGGCGACGCCGCGAGCTGGCTCCCCCGAACAAGGCCTACCGGTGCGCCTACGTCGCGCGCCAGGTGGCGGTGA
- a CDS encoding PHA/PHB synthase family protein yields MTTQPTLPPRTADAIPPLEGGEVVSLPSARGLAGGFLSAVARPRAFAQETVRLGQDLAAIARGTDDFTPAEKDKRFADPAWQSHPGYRRLAQTYTAWGSSLTRLVDGYAEDGADWRDVERARFALNALISGMAPTNTLLGNPAAVKKAFDTGGRSLVRGARQLVGDVLHNGGLPQTTDREAYQVGRNLGVTKGSVVYRDEVVEVIQYAPRTAQVRERPLVVVPPPIGRYYFLDLRPGRSFVEHAVDQGLTVFMISWRNPTRKQAGWNLDTYAESVRRAVGVAREITGSPDVNALGFCAGGIILTTLLNHLAAISDRSVHSAAYAVTLLDFGGRAPLGAFSGRGMVGTARRLSRTRGVISARSMGSMFAWMRPDDLIFNYLVSQWLMGEAPPAFDILAWNADGTNLPAALHEQFLQIFRDNALVRPGALTVLGTPVDLASIDVPTFVTGALTDHITPWTGTYRTTQLLAGPTTFVLSSSGHIQSLVNPRATRGRPTGPVASPDPTRRTGTPRPRSTPAAGGSTGPRGRRSAPANSSTPRRRRAATSTRRCARHLART; encoded by the coding sequence GTGACGACCCAGCCGACGCTGCCCCCTCGCACCGCCGACGCCATCCCGCCGCTCGAGGGCGGTGAGGTGGTCTCCCTCCCCTCCGCGCGGGGCCTCGCCGGAGGATTTCTCTCCGCCGTCGCCCGCCCGCGCGCCTTCGCGCAGGAGACGGTCCGGCTGGGCCAGGACCTGGCCGCGATCGCCCGCGGCACCGACGACTTCACGCCGGCGGAGAAGGACAAGCGGTTCGCCGACCCGGCCTGGCAGTCACACCCCGGCTACCGCCGGCTCGCGCAGACCTACACCGCGTGGGGGTCGTCGCTGACCCGGCTGGTCGACGGCTATGCCGAGGACGGCGCCGACTGGCGCGACGTCGAGCGCGCCCGCTTCGCCCTCAACGCCCTGATCAGCGGCATGGCGCCGACCAACACCCTGCTCGGCAACCCGGCGGCGGTGAAGAAGGCGTTCGACACCGGCGGCCGCAGCCTGGTGCGCGGCGCCCGGCAGCTGGTCGGCGACGTCCTGCACAACGGTGGCCTGCCGCAGACCACCGACCGCGAGGCGTACCAGGTCGGCCGCAACCTCGGGGTGACCAAGGGCTCGGTCGTCTACCGCGACGAGGTCGTCGAGGTGATCCAGTACGCCCCGAGGACGGCGCAGGTGCGCGAGCGGCCGCTGGTCGTCGTGCCGCCGCCGATCGGCCGCTACTACTTCCTCGATCTCCGGCCGGGGCGCAGCTTCGTCGAGCACGCGGTCGACCAGGGCCTGACCGTCTTCATGATCAGCTGGCGCAACCCGACGCGGAAGCAGGCCGGCTGGAATCTCGACACCTACGCCGAGAGCGTCCGGCGGGCGGTCGGGGTGGCACGGGAGATCACGGGGTCCCCCGACGTCAACGCCCTCGGCTTCTGCGCCGGCGGGATCATCCTGACCACGCTGCTCAACCACCTGGCGGCGATCTCCGACAGGTCGGTGCACAGCGCCGCGTACGCGGTCACGCTGCTCGACTTCGGCGGCCGCGCACCGCTCGGCGCCTTCAGCGGGCGCGGCATGGTGGGCACGGCCCGGCGGCTGTCCCGGACGCGCGGGGTCATCTCCGCCCGGTCGATGGGGTCGATGTTCGCCTGGATGCGGCCCGACGACCTGATCTTCAACTACCTGGTCAGCCAGTGGCTGATGGGCGAGGCGCCGCCGGCGTTCGACATCCTCGCCTGGAACGCCGACGGCACCAACCTGCCGGCCGCCCTGCACGAGCAGTTCCTGCAGATCTTCCGGGACAACGCACTCGTGCGGCCCGGGGCCCTGACGGTGCTGGGCACGCCAGTGGACCTCGCGTCGATCGACGTCCCCACGTTCGTGACCGGGGCGCTGACCGACCACATCACCCCGTGGACCGGCACCTACCGGACGACGCAGCTGCTCGCCGGGCCGACGACCTTCGTCCTCAGCTCCAGCGGCCACATCCAGAGCCTGGTCAACCCCCGGGCAACCCGAGGTCGGCCTACTGGACCGGTGGCGAGCCCGGACCCGACCCGCAGGACTGGCACGCCGCGGCCGAGAAGCACACCGGCAGCTGGTGGGAGCACTGGGCCTCGTGGACGACGGAGCGCTCCGGCGAACTCGTCGACGCCCCGGCGGCGCAGGGCAGCGACGTCCACGCGCCGCTGTGCGCGGCACCTGGCACGTACGTGA
- a CDS encoding type II toxin-antitoxin system VapC family toxin, which yields MTLVPDASALVAALVDDGPDGAWARSLLEGAALLVPAHLPVEVSSALRRAVLGGRIGRDVAALAHDELVALRLTTFPFEALAARIWGLHPTVTPYDAAYVALAEDLGVPLVTLDRRLARADGPRCTFLLPPPG from the coding sequence ATGACGCTCGTCCCGGACGCCTCGGCCCTGGTGGCGGCCCTCGTGGACGACGGCCCGGACGGCGCATGGGCCCGCTCCCTGCTGGAGGGGGCGGCACTGCTGGTGCCGGCGCACCTCCCCGTCGAGGTGTCCAGCGCCCTGCGCCGGGCAGTGCTCGGCGGACGGATCGGACGGGACGTCGCGGCCCTCGCCCATGACGAACTCGTCGCACTGCGGCTCACCACGTTCCCGTTCGAGGCCCTGGCGGCCCGGATCTGGGGCCTGCACCCCACGGTGACTCCCTACGACGCGGCCTACGTGGCGCTCGCGGAAGACCTCGGGGTGCCGCTGGTGACGCTGGACCGGCGCCTGGCGCGGGCGGACGGGCCGAGGTGCACCTTTCTCCTCCCGCCACCCGGGTGA
- a CDS encoding ERCC4 domain-containing protein, whose amino-acid sequence MSDDLIVARNPDPDSSLPYLVRVPLGPSGIVIKARETWPRESKVYCHRAAEWPEDAEILERHPVRSCTRRGPAIDLVLDRARQNRSQLVLTQARGREVIFWQSPSTAKQARPGVHLPTARAAGQVLEIVVDSGEKYPYAFGHQQATTTRRRLDAGDYAVELDGVVVAAVERKSLPDLAASLLSGRLTYALSDLAALPRAALVVEDRYSRMFKLEHVSGARVAEALAQAQVRFPSVPIVFCETRPLAQEWTYRWLGACLAELSAAAATRDVEDSFASAGDVAPARQRARAADVRAWARDQGLDVSDHGRIPAEILRRYESEQAAGSDGQQP is encoded by the coding sequence GTGTCCGACGACTTGATTGTGGCGCGGAACCCCGATCCGGACTCCTCGCTGCCCTATCTCGTCCGCGTGCCGCTCGGCCCGAGCGGCATCGTCATCAAGGCGCGCGAGACGTGGCCGCGGGAGTCCAAGGTCTACTGCCACCGAGCTGCTGAGTGGCCCGAGGACGCCGAAATCCTGGAACGGCACCCCGTGCGCTCGTGCACGCGTCGCGGCCCCGCCATCGACCTCGTGCTCGACCGCGCCCGCCAGAACCGCTCGCAGCTCGTACTCACCCAGGCGCGGGGCCGGGAGGTCATCTTCTGGCAGTCGCCGTCCACCGCCAAGCAGGCCCGCCCGGGGGTGCACCTGCCGACCGCCCGGGCGGCCGGGCAGGTACTGGAGATCGTCGTCGACAGCGGCGAGAAGTACCCCTACGCATTCGGGCACCAGCAGGCGACCACGACCCGTCGGCGGCTCGATGCCGGCGACTACGCCGTCGAACTGGACGGCGTCGTGGTCGCCGCCGTCGAGCGCAAGAGCCTGCCGGATCTCGCCGCCAGCTTGCTGTCGGGGCGGCTCACCTACGCGCTGTCGGACCTCGCGGCTCTGCCGAGGGCCGCCCTCGTCGTCGAGGACCGCTACAGCCGGATGTTCAAGCTCGAACACGTCTCCGGCGCGCGCGTGGCCGAGGCACTGGCCCAGGCGCAGGTCCGCTTCCCGTCGGTCCCCATCGTCTTCTGCGAGACGAGGCCGCTGGCCCAGGAGTGGACATACCGGTGGTTGGGTGCCTGCCTCGCCGAGCTGTCGGCGGCCGCGGCCACGAGGGACGTCGAGGACTCGTTCGCCTCGGCCGGCGACGTGGCGCCCGCTCGGCAGCGGGCGAGAGCCGCCGACGTGCGCGCGTGGGCTCGTGACCAGGGCCTGGACGTGAGCGATCACGGCCGGATCCCCGCCGAAATCCTCCGCCGCTACGAGTCCGAGCAGGCCGCGGGCTCAGACGGTCAGCAGCCCTGA
- a CDS encoding AAA domain-containing protein produces the protein MLRWSMTRPERGVDSSVLMSLRRWVSFLDTLEPLRYAGLFDARTLLVTGAVKADDAVRAYDRGVAASSVAERLDATGLDLFDAEAHEKAISRFTAASRAVREHLTAALPARVLGSRPFDAASGSGQVGALQRELAKQRRGLGVRQLLARYGELITQVMPCVLVSPDSVARFFPAAAAQFDLVVFDEASQIRVADAVGALGRARAAVVVGDSKQMPPTSFAEPSSVSDDASDLAETAVEDEESILSECVQARVPRQWLSWHYRSQDESLIAFSNTQYYGNRLSSFPAPTHGRPSAEPDGRGVALVRVPGTFHRSGAGRLLRTNPVEAKAIVAEIRRRFDLWAGGDGTSVPSIGVVTFNAQQRSYIEALLRDADDDRLAAALDRADGEGLFVKNLENVQGDERDVIFFSTGFSPLANGTLPLNFGPLNRVGGERRLNVAVTRARRQVVLFSSFDPEQLRAEETSSVGIKHLRAYLDMAAQGTDVLPRDARSSAVPDRHREEIAAALRERGLVVRTDVGLSDFKVDLAVSRPSDPETPVLAVLLDGPAWARRGTVGDRDGLPFEVLCEMLQWPVVERVWLPSWLADRSVVLDRLVDAVSSVPTTPSAEPIPLPTAAVESFKGVAALRSSVTAVAVTTPPAAPKVASKPAPKKPAGPAAMDGESPFVPWLPKPAGEKSVLDELPASKAARVVRRVLTAGVKAEGPIHVDRLAKLTVNAFGLTRSSEARKTALLSLLPPSAVVDDYLWPDGVTPETYEGFRRQASSTDRPIDHVAPEEIGNAMVALCRAGAGMMADELLTQAAAIFGYKRRTPTVTPALEAALKLALHRGKLTEQPSGLLTV, from the coding sequence GTGCTGCGCTGGTCGATGACCCGCCCGGAACGTGGGGTCGACAGCTCGGTGCTGATGTCGCTGCGCCGGTGGGTCTCGTTCCTCGACACCCTCGAGCCGCTGCGCTACGCCGGGCTGTTCGACGCCCGCACGCTGCTCGTCACAGGCGCTGTGAAGGCCGATGACGCGGTCCGCGCCTACGACCGGGGCGTCGCTGCCTCGTCGGTGGCCGAGCGGCTGGACGCCACGGGGCTCGACCTCTTCGACGCCGAGGCGCACGAGAAGGCGATCTCCCGCTTCACCGCGGCCTCGCGTGCCGTGCGCGAGCACCTGACCGCGGCACTGCCGGCGCGCGTGCTGGGGTCGCGCCCGTTCGACGCGGCCTCCGGGTCCGGTCAGGTGGGCGCCCTGCAGCGGGAGCTGGCCAAGCAGCGCCGCGGGCTCGGGGTGCGGCAGCTGCTCGCCCGGTACGGCGAGCTGATCACCCAGGTGATGCCGTGCGTGCTGGTCTCCCCCGATTCCGTGGCGCGGTTCTTCCCCGCCGCCGCCGCGCAGTTCGACCTGGTCGTGTTCGACGAGGCGTCGCAGATCCGGGTGGCCGACGCGGTCGGCGCGCTGGGCCGTGCCCGTGCGGCCGTCGTCGTCGGCGACTCGAAGCAGATGCCCCCGACCTCGTTCGCCGAGCCGTCGTCGGTGTCGGACGACGCGTCCGACCTCGCCGAGACCGCGGTCGAGGACGAGGAGTCGATCCTGTCGGAGTGCGTGCAGGCACGGGTGCCGCGGCAGTGGCTGTCGTGGCACTACCGCAGCCAGGACGAGTCGCTGATCGCGTTCTCCAACACGCAGTACTACGGCAACCGGCTCTCCTCGTTCCCCGCGCCGACGCACGGGCGGCCGTCGGCGGAGCCCGACGGCCGGGGCGTGGCGCTGGTACGGGTGCCCGGCACCTTCCACCGCTCGGGTGCCGGCCGGCTGCTGCGCACCAACCCGGTCGAGGCGAAGGCGATCGTCGCGGAGATCCGCCGGCGGTTCGACCTTTGGGCGGGCGGGGACGGCACGTCGGTGCCGTCGATCGGCGTCGTGACGTTCAACGCGCAGCAGCGGTCCTACATCGAGGCCCTGCTGCGCGACGCCGACGACGACCGGCTGGCCGCCGCGCTCGACCGGGCCGACGGCGAGGGCCTGTTCGTGAAGAACCTGGAGAACGTCCAGGGCGACGAGCGGGACGTCATCTTCTTCTCGACCGGGTTCTCGCCGCTGGCCAACGGGACGCTCCCGCTCAACTTCGGCCCGCTGAACCGGGTGGGTGGCGAGCGACGGCTCAACGTCGCCGTCACCCGGGCGCGGCGGCAGGTCGTGCTCTTCTCGTCGTTCGACCCGGAGCAGCTGCGGGCCGAGGAGACGTCGTCGGTGGGCATCAAGCACCTGCGCGCGTACCTCGACATGGCGGCGCAGGGCACCGACGTGCTGCCGCGTGACGCCCGGTCGTCGGCGGTGCCCGACCGGCACCGCGAGGAGATCGCCGCCGCCCTGCGGGAGCGCGGGCTGGTGGTGCGGACCGACGTCGGGCTGTCGGACTTCAAGGTCGACCTCGCCGTCTCGCGGCCGTCGGACCCGGAGACGCCGGTGCTCGCCGTGCTGCTCGACGGCCCGGCCTGGGCACGACGGGGCACCGTCGGTGACCGGGACGGCCTGCCGTTCGAGGTGCTGTGCGAGATGCTGCAGTGGCCGGTCGTGGAGCGGGTCTGGCTGCCGTCGTGGCTGGCTGATCGCTCCGTCGTCCTGGACCGCCTCGTGGACGCCGTGTCGTCCGTGCCGACGACGCCGAGCGCCGAGCCGATCCCGCTGCCGACCGCGGCGGTCGAGTCGTTCAAGGGCGTGGCCGCGCTGCGCTCGTCCGTCACTGCCGTGGCTGTAACGACGCCGCCGGCCGCTCCGAAGGTCGCGAGCAAGCCGGCGCCGAAGAAGCCGGCCGGGCCGGCGGCGATGGACGGGGAGTCGCCGTTCGTGCCGTGGCTGCCCAAGCCGGCGGGCGAGAAGTCGGTGCTCGACGAGCTGCCGGCGTCCAAGGCCGCGCGGGTGGTGCGCCGGGTACTCACCGCCGGGGTGAAGGCCGAGGGCCCGATCCACGTCGACCGGCTGGCGAAGCTGACGGTGAACGCGTTCGGGCTGACCCGGTCGTCGGAGGCGCGGAAGACTGCGCTGCTGTCGCTGCTGCCGCCGTCGGCGGTGGTCGACGACTACCTGTGGCCCGACGGCGTGACGCCGGAGACCTACGAGGGCTTCCGCCGGCAGGCGTCGAGCACCGACCGGCCGATCGACCACGTGGCGCCGGAGGAGATCGGCAACGCCATGGTGGCGCTGTGCCGGGCCGGCGCGGGGATGATGGCCGACGAGCTGCTCACGCAGGCCGCGGCGATCTTCGGCTACAAGCGGCGGACGCCGACCGTGACCCCCGCGTTGGAGGCGGCGCTCAAGCTGGCGCTGCACCGCGGCAAGCTCACCGAGCAGCCCTCAGGGCTGCTGACCGTCTGA